A DNA window from Deltaproteobacteria bacterium contains the following coding sequences:
- the mnmA gene encoding tRNA 2-thiouridine(34) synthase MnmA, whose amino-acid sequence MPTLDKNRVVVAMSGGVDSSVAALLLKEQGYEVIGISMKTHEEPEGRGEVTSPVQKSKKSCCAVEDIEDARRVASLLDIPFYPFNFKEEFREAVIKYFVHEYGIGRTPNPCVLCNQKLKFSALLTEAKRLGAYHLATGHYVQKVTDNLGRHLLRRAADKEKDQSYFLFNLNQDQLGHLLFPIGSLTKEEVRQRARDSGLMTAEKPESQEICFIPDNKTAVFVKSQLPVYQQKPGSFVSKEGEKIADHDGIHNYTIGQRRGLNVAVGERMYVTEIRPASGEVVLGHSEDLLKTTVFASGITLLTREGVQGTMEVEAKIRYRHSPAKARLTLSDGGLNARIEFEEPQRAVTPGQAIVFYDGEKMLGGGWIEKSA is encoded by the coding sequence ATGCCAACGCTTGATAAAAACAGGGTCGTCGTGGCGATGAGTGGGGGGGTGGACAGTTCGGTCGCCGCGCTTCTCCTGAAGGAGCAGGGGTATGAGGTGATCGGCATCTCGATGAAAACCCACGAGGAGCCAGAAGGTAGGGGCGAGGTGACCTCGCCCGTACAAAAATCCAAAAAGAGTTGTTGTGCCGTGGAGGATATCGAGGATGCCCGACGTGTCGCCTCTCTCCTGGATATTCCGTTCTACCCCTTCAATTTTAAGGAGGAGTTCCGGGAGGCGGTCATCAAATATTTTGTCCACGAGTACGGGATCGGCAGGACGCCGAACCCTTGCGTCCTTTGCAACCAGAAACTCAAATTTTCCGCCCTCCTCACGGAGGCCAAGAGACTGGGGGCCTACCATCTGGCGACGGGGCATTATGTCCAGAAGGTCACCGATAATCTTGGCAGGCATCTCCTCCGCCGGGCCGCGGACAAGGAGAAGGATCAGTCCTACTTTCTCTTCAATCTGAATCAGGACCAGCTGGGTCATCTTCTCTTCCCGATCGGTTCCCTCACCAAGGAGGAGGTCCGGCAACGGGCGCGGGACTCCGGCCTGATGACTGCCGAGAAACCGGAGAGTCAGGAGATCTGTTTCATTCCGGACAACAAAACCGCCGTCTTCGTCAAATCCCAGCTCCCGGTTTATCAGCAGAAGCCCGGTTCGTTCGTCTCCAAAGAGGGGGAAAAGATCGCCGATCATGATGGGATTCATAATTATACTATTGGCCAGAGGAGGGGTTTAAATGTTGCGGTTGGTGAAAGAATGTACGTCACGGAAATCCGTCCGGCCAGTGGTGAGGTGGTTCTTGGTCATAGTGAGGATCTCCTCAAGACGACCGTTTTTGCCTCCGGGATTACGTTGTTGACCCGTGAGGGGGTCCAAGGAACCATGGAAGTCGAGGCGAAGATCCGTTATCGCCACTCCCCCGCCAAGGCCCGTCTCACCCTGTCCGATGGTGGTCTCAATGCCCGGATTGAATTTGAGGAACCCCAGAGGGCGGTAACCCCTGGTCAGGCGATTGTCTTCTATGACGGGGAAAAAATGTTGGGAGGGGGTTGGATCGAAAAGTCGGCCTGA
- a CDS encoding cysteine desulfurase: MPRIYLDYNATTPLAPEVRERLLSLMGGFTGNPSSLHREGREGRSLLNEARAKVASLLHADPAEVIFTSGGTESINLALKGVFYGSPRSGKKNMVTTSVEHSSVHQALAFLAGREGVRVTSLPVDHDGRVSLEEYEKSLPETLMVSVTYANNETGVIFPIREMASLAKSRGVLFHLDAVQGAGRLPLNVKELGIDLLSFSGHKIYGPTGTGVLYCRRGVSLAPLIQGGSQEREKRGGTENIFGIAGLATAFELVSAEREKENERLKKMRQRIETTISQIPGSFVNSRGEARLANTLNFSFEGISNQSLLASLDLEGFAISGGSACASGSMEPSHVLIAMGQPREMAKGAVRVSLGRPTTEKEVDQFLSVLPGVVQRLREAR; this comes from the coding sequence ATGCCAAGGATCTATCTGGATTACAACGCGACGACCCCCCTGGCCCCGGAGGTGAGAGAGAGGCTTCTTTCCCTCATGGGGGGCTTTACTGGCAATCCTTCCAGCCTCCACCGGGAGGGAAGGGAGGGAAGGAGTCTCCTCAATGAGGCGAGGGCCAAGGTTGCCAGCCTCCTTCATGCCGATCCGGCAGAGGTTATCTTTACCAGCGGCGGAACCGAAAGTATCAACCTGGCCCTCAAAGGGGTTTTTTACGGTTCTCCCCGTTCGGGCAAAAAAAATATGGTGACCACCTCCGTGGAACATTCCTCGGTGCACCAGGCGCTGGCGTTTCTTGCTGGCAGGGAAGGGGTCCGGGTCACCTCTCTCCCTGTGGATCATGACGGGCGGGTCTCGCTTGAGGAGTATGAAAAGTCCTTGCCCGAAACCCTTATGGTCTCCGTCACCTACGCCAATAATGAAACAGGGGTCATTTTTCCAATCAGGGAAATGGCCTCCCTGGCAAAGAGCCGGGGGGTCCTCTTTCATCTCGATGCGGTCCAGGGGGCTGGCCGGTTACCGCTCAATGTCAAAGAACTGGGGATCGATCTTCTCTCTTTTTCCGGTCATAAGATCTACGGCCCGACCGGGACCGGTGTTCTCTACTGTCGAAGGGGGGTTTCCCTCGCCCCGCTCATCCAGGGGGGGAGTCAGGAAAGGGAGAAGAGGGGGGGGACGGAAAATATTTTTGGGATTGCGGGGCTGGCCACCGCCTTTGAACTGGTTTCTGCAGAGAGAGAGAAGGAAAATGAAAGACTAAAGAAAATGAGGCAGAGGATCGAGACAACGATCTCACAAATACCGGGAAGTTTTGTGAACTCCAGGGGGGAAGCGAGGCTGGCCAACACCCTTAATTTTTCATTTGAAGGGATCTCCAACCAATCCCTGTTGGCCTCCCTTGATCTTGAAGGGTTTGCAATCTCCGGCGGTTCGGCCTGCGCCTCCGGCTCGATGGAACCCTCCCACGTGTTGATCGCGATGGGGCAACCGAGGGAAATGGCCAAGGGGGCGGTTCGGGTGAGTCTTGGACGGCCGACAACAGAAAAAGAAGTGGACCAGTTTTTGTCTGTTTTACCCGGAGTGGTGCAACGATTAAGAGAGGCCCGCTAA